In Cherax quadricarinatus isolate ZL_2023a chromosome 41, ASM3850222v1, whole genome shotgun sequence, the genomic stretch agtcttctggcagggctgcatctgctcttgttgccacctccctagttaagaacgataataaatttgttgagttaggcataaaaattaacaactgggcgtctacactgcaaactgaattgtttgcaatcctaatggcgctaaagctaacctatgacactgagcttgactctatcatcattactgattctatgtcatcattgaaggctcttggctcatataatgactccaacaacgtgctcattggggaagccaggtatagatactcaaaaattagggacaaaggaattaatgtacaattgctatggatcccatcacacattggattactccttcatgataaagttgatatgttagccaagaagagtatcgagaaggagaatgtagaatataactttggtataactgtgtctagcattaggaataatattaggagagaagtaaataatgaaaatgattgttataggaatgcagttagaagcctgagtacatctataacccactatgataacatgaacgtagataagtatgtttatggagcaacttgcaatgtgaacagactgactgatgttgtagtggccaggcttaggcttggttacaagtacttctggcagtttgggagacacacagatgatgatcaaactaaatgtaaattatgtgatcaggcatatggtcactctcttgaacactatgtgcttaattgtccacttattgaggaatacagagacagacagtataataacctatgtgacatgtcaagatatcttattaatgaaaataagataccagatatactaagcaaatttcctaaatttgcttgtaacagataagtgaactatagatatgtagatataaatccatatgtattcctgttaaccctttggggcctagttcctaggccttttgtgtatccacatgctctcgcgctaccgtccacaggatggatatggggtgcacaataaactagccacttcggtggcaaaatctaatctaagtcatacgacactgtttatgtaactgtcaggctgggcaatgagagaaaacgtattaatgccgtaattgtggataggctcccagagaaaatatctacaatagggcttggtaacgctactgaaaggctttcaagtaaggtaaatttggcaccttctggtataaataatgattctgtggggccaatagatattttgataggtagtgaccattatgccacctttgtaaagggtatgacaaagaaatgcggagtcacccttctaaggaccgcaggaggtcacgtgatgtatggcaggcttcctcgtactgataatgaatgactggaggaagccataaatacagttacggtgtgtcttactcatgaagtatcaccccagtataaatatacttcaatagaggatgaagttgaacctgtgtataaattatgggaattggacagcatagggatcaatgtaaatgaagaaagtccagatgattcctttactcaagaacaataccagaaggatgttaaatttgaatctggacaatactgggtgagatttccgtggaagctgaaccatccagacctaccaactaattaccggatggcgtatggacaattaaaggctcagctccacgaactgagcaagacaccagaactgttgactgcttacgatgatataattaatgagcagttaaataataaattcatagaggaggtacctcccgagcgagcctagatttatggtcactatttgccacaccacggagtgaagaaggattctaagaccactcctctgaggattgtgtttaattgtagtgccaggagtaataaaagtgtacctagtttgaatgactgtttgatgacaggtccgtcgttgacggaaaaactgggagacatattattaaacttcagggttaagaattatgcctttacggcggacataagtaaaactttcctgagagtgggtctgcaggaggctgaccgggattgcactaggttcttatggcccgagaatcctagtgacccacttagtcccctgaagactttttgcttcaggagtgtattgtttggtgctacctccagtccgttcctactccaggcaacgataaatggtccactgagtggagtaatgggtaaacaattttatgtggacaatttcctgagggtgacgtctactgaagaggaactaatgagcatatacgcaggggctaatgaaataatgcaaggtgcaaatatgcccctgagggaatggaacagtaattcgtccagtttaagggttcaaataaataaagacaaccctggagttgaagtgtccaaatatagtaatgtgctgggactgacttgggacacagagggagacttgttatcgttaaagtctaataactacagcatgcccaataaattaaccaagagagtcttacttgcagaagtttcaaaatgcttcgatccactaggcttagtgtccccacttaccataagaggaaaattgttgatacaagaagcatggaagcttaagtgtgcttgggatgaaaccctacctgaggaatttgttgaaaggtgggaagaactaataggtgaatatgtaaaattaccaatgttggagttcccacgtaatgtggccagtcaagatggagaaaatgtactccacattttttgcgatgcttcgaaattagcatatggagcagtcgcttaccttcaatgtaatagtgccatttctcttgttatgtctaaggctaaggtggctccaatcaaatcacacaccttacctcgggtgtcaaattagccaattatataagaaataaattgcgagagataaatatcagcgacaccgtaatttggtctgataacgaggtatccttacaatggattcgtaatggtaacagtaagattgtgtatgtacaaaacagagtcgctgaaatcaatcaaatgcaggagaaatataacagtttgggtcagcatatgttaacctttaatcacattcctggtgacgagaatccagctgacttcttgtctcgaggcttgacttatgaaaaattcgtgagtgctttatcgtggtttaaagggccaagttggctggtggacaaaattaactggccggtgcaaaaggcacatattgctcctgtcgaaattacggtgagcaccgctccagtcagtagtccctccttagccattgatatgaataggtattcttccttacctaagctgattagtgtgacaaggttagtgtttaaatttataagtaagatgaatatctcacattattttccccatcccctgaaatactggctacagagggtacaagaagaaacctacagggatgagattaaattcatgatggacggaaaaattgtgaaaggctcaataatagaaaagctggggctgtatttagaggatgatgtaattaggtgcagaggcaggttacaaaatgctgaattgggggaatatgctaagcaccctatcttgctgcccaaaactcatcacctgacaaccttgattgtctttaatgcccataataacgtgatgcacggtggggtacaggataccttaaactgtattcgggaaaccttctggattccacaaggacggcaaagtgtaaaaagggttatcaagtcgtgtgtaatatgtcgccgggtggatgccagaacctacatgtacccaggtcctccacaatTGCCCAAGGAatgcgtgcagttggtaaaaccatttgatgtgaccggagtggactatagtgggccaatcattttaacaggtacttcagatggtgttcccttgaagatgtatgtatgtctatttacttgtacagctactagggctgttcatctagaagtggctcaggacttgtctgcagaacagttcatacagctgttcaggaaatttgcagctagacgatcctgtccaagattgatgatctcagataatgccaccaattttgtagcgggtgctcaacacttgatggaattaaataagagtgatgatgtacagtctttgttgacccagcgagggtgtgtctggaaatttattactcccagagccccttggcatggaggactgtacgaaagaatgataggtacagtgaaaagatgtcttcgtaaggtgctacacaggaagagaattaatttggaggaattccgtgcagtgttggtggaggcagagaattgggtgaacaatcgccctctgtcatacatgagcgacactcctgacgcggagatactgactccctctcacctaatatgtggacaaaggttagaagctgcacctatctatagagataatcccgagggaagtgatgaggattacaataacgtgaccgtgttgagtgataagttcaagatgttaaataaggtaattattcattggtctgatgtgtggcgtaaagaatatcttcttacactacgtgaacacttttatggtgcgccagaggcagtaaaccgacagaacattcaaccaggtgacattgtgttaattgatactgaacaacatcgaacattgtggcctctgggcaaggtagttacattatacccagatgcacaaggtgttgtcagaaacgtcaaagtgttgtgtcgtggtcaggaaagtttgcgtaccattaataaattaattctcttagaattaaatggtgttcaatccagtgcagatggaaatctaagggaaagtgacacgagtgatattgaagacactgacagggtaatgcaagaagaaactgtaataagacccactaggaaaacagcagcgcaatctagagagggctggaatcgtctcctggaggaagacgcaatttaagtcgtctaacaacgacttccgcccggccgcagtgtggaaattatttaatttccgaagctatagtgcctaataagtgtttaatgtgttgatttgggtcaaaatgtatttgcatttttaatggaaccagctgggttcccgctgcgcctgcgcagatgtgcgggggggTGGGGGCTCGAGCTGGGGCAgggtggcgggagtgttttgaatgggtgaggaggctgagaaaaccgggaatgaggaaactggcgttcacggcggcctaaggaccaatataggcctcaattcataataggaagtgtcgtgactgtccctagtgaagagtgagggaatgtgATTTACGGGAtcaccgtaaaaaggtggtaaaattagtgaataatgttcgaccgggtgtgactggtgcacggccatggtgtgtgtccaggggaaatacccgtgtgttaatcctcgctcatcggcctcagatcttaatggagtgacctctaatgtgtataatagttatgagacgttaaattgtcttgtgaatggtaatgtaatcagtgataataacattgagttaagagaatgcgggatgtgaaatagattgccctgctccgagtgaacgcgtgactCTCGTACCGAGAATAGcgaagctttatggaatcacgacttctaaaccgggacaaaccgacggatacctcgtcctgctggaataagaactgtgtcggtgtagcaggacatcgaaatgagatggtgaatggaggaaataaggagtatcaatcacccacagttaagtaacccttctagttatagcagactgatactggccagttaggtatgttgtaattggataggttatgagtgatccagctacatcaagtgaccaccagagaacatctggtaagtggtgggattatgtacaaatgtttttccttgatggatgtatccatgcgtatcctacccccccccccttcattcagctaaactaatataatctatacagtccacaattaattagtaacgccgtgcttgagggtgctacccaatttatactggtctcggatagatgtggacaagattgtgagggtcgaggggccacctgtagtgaccagaggtggttaagttttctcacatgtctacacggggtgactacggtaaacaatatggttgtctcccaatgagattacttgtatgtatataatgttgaggtacatacagataagcaccctataaaattttccacaagGTACTTAATGAATGTaacgacagaaagggaggagaatgatttttttttattttttttagctaacacacatttaaatataaataaatcattttaccttattcctagtatatctcattaatagtataataataagatattatctcatttatagtataataataataataataaggtattaaaaggatcccagtggaaataagtcattttgcctaacttttttgagttatcctgggttgtctacacatatgctgctatgtatgataatctatataacagtatttgtgtatacctgaataatcgTAACagtataattattgttattatacttGTAACAATTATTGGACGTTCACAAAAGACAGAATTTATATGAGGTTAGTTAAACATTAGTTATTATAGCTGAATTATTATTCCCAGTGTTAATACTGTTATATTGTTCGTTGAgtaaatattttcatttattgttatttaagtgtaagatgtataataataattttgtcaaTAATAAATGCATTGTTATTGTTTTGGCAGCGACAAATTTATCTTCCTGGAGGATTTATGAGTTTTTTTTATTGTTGCAGTTGAGATAATCCTGCATGATGAGTGATGAGGTGAGAAATATTGTTGTTGAGAGTGATGTGAGTTATTTATGACTTGATAAACCTAACTTTTGTGTTTTTATTGAGAGTAAATATTGACCTTCCCTCCGCTTGTATCTTTCAATATATTTCTTACAAGTTTTCTAGTCTACTACTTATTTATCATTATATACTTGTACTGTGAGTTATTATTGACTGCCTCCTAAGTGATTTAGGTTCACATAGACCTACATTTTAAATTATCTTCAAATAAAGGTAAAATCTTGTCTTATATATTTCACTAATATATTTCTTCCAGGTGTAGCTGTGTAGCAGTTATTTTATCTATTATAATCCAAATTTGTGATATATATCGCACCTAAGGACCTAGTTAGGCCCTCATAggcctactttttttttttttttttaacaaaataaATGATGTCTCTAgtttttattatattttcttAAAGTTGTCTGTGATTAGGCCTTATTTTACCTATTACATATATTGTTATTTTGTTGTATATATCCCACCTGACAATTAAGGCCCTTATAGGCCTATTTAGTTTTGTTTAAGataaatatttcatgtgttagGTTGTATATGTCACTAATATATTTCTTACAGTGTGTAGGTTATTTTACAATATATGGTCATATTTTGATACGTTTTTGTCTTATATAAGTAAATGTAGCAGTTATTTATGTGGAAAATTCCATCATggtaaaggctcttgatccaagaaattggagttaTTCTCCACTTCCTTATTTTGATAGATATTAACAAAAGATGATTAAGTTAGGTAAAGTTAAGTAAGTTTTTATTcaagtacaagtacacataaatagttgTATATATTATCCATGACAGCCCAAAAATATCAGACGGAGTGACTTACTTTTTTAACTTTATATTTTAAAGTTAAAAAACAGGTAAGTTTGTTGACTACATTAAAAGTAGTTATAATAGGAGATATACTAgggaatgcagatataatatatatttagactttgcaaaagccttcgacaagtgtgaccatggcgtaatagcgcacaaaatgcgtgctaaaggaataacaggaagagtcggtcgatggatctataatttcctcactaacagaacacagagagtagtcatcaacagaataaagtccgaggcagctacggtgaaaagctctgttccacaaggcacagtactcgctcccatcttgttcctcatcctcatatccaacatagacaaggatgtcagccacagcaccgtgtcttcctttgcagatgacacccgaatctgcatgacagtgtcttccattgcagacactgcaaggctccaggcagacatcaaccaaatctttcagtgggctgcagaaaacaatatgaagttcaacgatgagaaatttcaattactcagatatggtaaacacgaggaaattaaatcttcatcagagtacaaaacaaattctggccacaaaatagagcgaaacaccaacgtcaaagacctgggagtgatcatgtcggaggatctcaccttcagtaTGACACTAATATTAACTCTACAGCTTgtttatctatcataattcatctaataagacataatatacaatattaataacatagaaacatgacacacactctagaatgaataaaaaaatgtcattatgtatgtcatgagtggtggtgtgtttgttgggtgtataagggccactgagagcataagctgtCCATAGCGGTGGTGAAGGCCAGCAGAGGTGGTGATGttctcagtagccctatataGCTTCAACAGTATTGGAGGAGTTAAGttcatgctgtcctttttctattgattaatcgcttaacttacttgctataatgttaatgctacactttatcgctggctggcgctatagcctttatcgactcatgctgctttagtatcgtgcatatcgtagaatcactgaaggaggtacattctcccctctctcttcttcctccactttggtacttttctttcttgaattttattgtttttctcacctttaccaaaaacctggcactaggagctttcattggggccatggtggcttatttagcagttgcaagcactaaaatgaatggaatattacgaAATGTATCGCATGAATGCGTGGGATCGTCCTCACTCGCtgataaacagtggcacactagCTGTGAATGGAGTGTGGGGCTGCTCAGGGCCGTGCGTATGCATCTGGGACGaacgactatttgcgagtcaaacgaTGATTCACGAGTCagtattttgacaaaaaaaatttacaattttAAAAAATTACGTCTTCTGATGCTTACAAAaaacaagggtccactgtaataatagtaataataataatgcaagttTAATTTTTTTGCAGCTCATTATGGTACAAGAGGCTGGCACTTGTAGTGTCAATACTGCAGGTCATAATGGTACAAGAGGCTGACACTTATAGTGCCAATATCAGTGTTAGAAATCTGTAAGTTCTGAAAATTCTGTAatgtatatatagtgacagtactAACTACAGTGTTGGAAATATAATAGCAACACTAACTACAATGCTAATAGTGGCAACACAACGGTGCCATAAGGTTAATGTGTCAGAAACACTGAAATATCTCCTAGTGTCTCCTTTCATATTCCTCAGACACTATATTACCTTCACAGTTTTAGTGCTTCTTATATTTATAATAATGGAATATTACACAAATTTTTTTTCAGTGTAATAAAATGTTCTACTTAAGCAATTtaattaatgtaataataatatcattcacTATGTCTAAAATACTTGAAAAACAATGTGTTGAAACAACACAATGTACAGTTGTTAATGTAGGAGACACATTATATCAACATTCACACTCACTAAAACAATCTTCCTCACAGTGTGTATCTACAACCAGATTTATAAGCAAAAAAACAATTCACTGTTCAGTGTGTCCAAAACAGATTTCTCAAAAACGGAATTTAGTACGACACATGAGAACTCACACTAGAGAggaaccatatcagtgttcagaatgtctaagAAACTTTTCAAAAAAATCACATTTAGTAAGTCACATAAGAACTCATACTGGAGAAAAACCAtaccagtgttcagaatgtctaaaAAACTTTACCCAAATGTCGCATTTAGTAagtcacatgagaactcatactggagagaaaccatataagTGTTTAGAATGTCTGAAAAACTTTTCTCAAATGTCACATTTAATAagtcacatgagaactcatactggagagaaaccatatcagtgttcagattGTCTGAAAAGCTTTTCTCAAATGTCACATTTAGTAAGTCACATGAaaactcatactggagagaaaccatatcagtgttcagaatgtctaaaAGACTTTCATCATGAATCAGGTTTGGTAAgacacatgagaactcatactggagagaaaccatatcattgTTCAGAATGTTTGAAAGACTTCTCTGAAAAATCAAGTGTAGTTAaacacatgagaactcatactggagagaaaccacatCAGTGTCCAGAATGTCTAAAATACTTTTCCGAAAAATCAAGTTTAGTTActcacatgagaactcatactggagagaaaccatatcagtgttcagaatgtctaaaAGACTTTTCCGAAAAATCAAGTTTAGTTAATCACATaagaactcatactggagagagaccttatcagtgttcagaatgtttaaAGGACTTTTCTGAAAGATCACATTTAGTAAAACACACAAAAACTCATGCTGGAGAAAAAACGGTTATATCAGTGTCCAGAATGTCTAAAAGACTGAAAAATTAAATTTAGTTAGTATAtagaataaagattttatttctttgcaaaagttacagtgtgtaattacagttttggtttgcctacaaagaaagccactataaTGCCAGGGCATTTTGGGCAGGCTTATCCTAGCATATAATAACTACTAAAAGTCTAGACAAGATAAGAATGGTTAACATTTTAATAAAtgtttattttatcttaatactaatgtgaggtagtcaGGGTGGAGGTTCATatgaataataatcttgaagctGTACATAATAAAAACattacaattaatggttcaaACAGTAATATCTCATGGATTGGcagatatttaaccctttcagggttggtgccatactagtacggcttgcatggCAGGGTTAGtgctgtactagtacgcataaattctagcaccttcaaatctagcgggagaaagctggtaggcctacatataaaagaatgggtctttgtggtcagtgtgcgtggtataaaaaaaaaatcctgcagcacacagtgcataatgagaaaaaaaaaactccatctgtgtttttggtttaaaacagggactttgcagtgtattttcgtatgctatttatggttgtattctagttttcctggtctcattttatagaatggaagacatattatggaaattgagatgattttgattggtttcacaatgaaaagtaccttgaaattgagctcaaagtagcagaaatgttcgatttttgccaaagttcaaaggtaaacaaatcatgccatgcgtccaatacacgtcaactgggaagtgtaatattctttcacaagtgccctgatattatttataccatttctacatcaCTTCTACATGAATGCAtttagtctgcataacataaatcttctatttttttttttttttttttttgagaataaaaattcaaggtggaaagcaaaagaaatgtaacagaggcctgggggacatgagtaatgaacagaggaaatattattaTAGTGCCAGAAatatctgtcttgtttattctggaccctatttggaaattggcatcttttgaaatttgtgtgaaattggcaaaattgccaatttcttacCACATTATTGGATAGtagaaattggtaaatgggtagtttcttgtactcattcgatagaaaaaatagagctctagtgaaataggtatgatttttgtcgactggtacattggaattggccgaaaatagggctcaaagtgggcgaaatcaccgatgcgtaaacattgtcgagaccgctatttcgcaagagcataactccgtaagttttccatcaattttaatacttttggtgtcattatgatcgggaaaagattctcgatCATttcatcagaattttttttttttttttttgtttgaaaaatttccgaccctgagaacaagtttaggagaggcccTGCCGACCCTAAAAGGGTCAATAGACTAAAggtcatataatataatatttgggAAAGTTGCTTCAGACTGATTAGAAGTTGGTTTAGTTAGAATTGAGAGATGAGATAATTTTTAAGCGTAGTCCTAAATTTATATTAGACACATGAGAATACATCATGTAAAGGAACCATATCattgttcagaatgtctgaagtACTGTATTAAAAAATAACATTTAGTAAGACATATGAGAACTgatactggagagaaactgtatcggtgttcagaatgtctaaaagacttttatttaaaatcaagtttagtaagacacatgagaattcatactggagaaaaatatcagtgttcagtgtggttATAAAAGTTTTCACAGTAATTTAGTTTAGTAAAACATACAAGAATTCATAAAAGGTAGAAATAATATTAGTGTTGAATGTCTAAATGTATTTTCATTTAAAGCTGATTGACTTAAGCATatcagattagattttgccactgaagtggctagtttattgtgcaccccatatccatcctgtggacggtagtacaagaaaatatggatacacaaaaggcctaggaacttggccccaaaagggttaacatatgggtttatatctacataaCTACAGttcacttgactcacgaaatcgtaatgacacgattgcaaacaaaccataccacgggcagggacagaacccgcgatcagagaatttcaaaactccagaccatcgcgtt encodes the following:
- the LOC138853837 gene encoding zinc finger protein 84-like, with the protein product MFYLSNLINVIIISFTMSKILEKQCVETTQCTVVNVGDTLYQHSHSLKQSSSQCVSTTRFISKKTIHCSVCPKQISQKRNLVRHMRTHTREEPYQCSECLRNFSKKSHLVSHIRTHTGEKPYQCSECLKNFTQMSHLVSHMRTHTGEKPYKCLECLKNFSQMSHLISHMRTHTGEKPYQCSDCLKSFSQMSHLVSHMKTHTGEKPYQCSECLKDFHHESGLVRHMRTHTGEKPYHCSECLKDFSEKSSVVKHMRTHTGEKPHQCPECLKYFSEKSSLVTHMRTHTGEKPYQCSECLKDFSEKSSLVNHIRTHTGERPYQCSECLKDFSERSHLVKHTKTHAGEKTVISVSRMSKRLKN